One Lolium rigidum isolate FL_2022 unplaced genomic scaffold, APGP_CSIRO_Lrig_0.1 contig_31074_1, whole genome shotgun sequence genomic region harbors:
- the LOC124680935 gene encoding glutaredoxin-C1-like has translation MDMVTKLAGQRAVVIFSMSSCCMCHTVMRLFRELGVNPTVVELDENPRGKEMEKALAKLLGRNPAVPAVFIGSRLVGSTDKVMSLHLSGNLVPLLRNAGAIWV, from the coding sequence ATGGACATGGTAACGAAGCTGGCAGGACAGCGAGCGGTAGTGATCTTCAGCATGAGCTCCTGCTGCATGTGCCACACGGTGATGCGCCTCTTCCGCGAGCTCGGGGTGAACCCCACGGTGGTGGAGCTGGACGAGAACCCGAGGGGAAAGGAGATGGAGAAAGCGCTGGCCAAGCTCCTGGGCCGCAACCCCGCCGTGCCGGCGGTGTTCATCGGCAGCAGGCTCGTGGGGTCCACCGACAAGGTCATGTCCTTGCACCTCAGCGGCAACCTCGTCCCGCTGCTCCGCAATGCAGGTGCTATCTGGGTGTAG